CGCCAGAGAGATCATACAAGCCAGGATCATCGGGGACTATACCGTTGAGTTGGTTTTTGATGATCTTAAAAAGAACATTGTTGATTTTCGCAAATATCTTGGTAAAGGGATTTTCAAGGAATTGCTCGATAAAAAGAAATTCCACCAAATGAAGGTCGATGCCGAATTAGGGACTGTCTGCTGGCCGAACGGTGCCGACATCGCCCCTGATACGCTTTATTCCGAAAGTCCTCATCTCGATCGCGAAACGGTCCGCTGTCTGGCCAAA
The sequence above is drawn from the Candidatus Omnitrophota bacterium genome and encodes:
- a CDS encoding DUF2442 domain-containing protein, yielding MKTIVAREIIQARIIGDYTVELVFDDLKKNIVDFRKYLGKGIFKELLDKKKFHQMKVDAELGTVCWPNGADIAPDTLYSESPHLDRETVRCLAKLGGSQKHLKSVRRRRF